A single Amphiura filiformis chromosome 8, Afil_fr2py, whole genome shotgun sequence DNA region contains:
- the LOC140158782 gene encoding tumor necrosis factor alpha-induced protein 8-like protein isoform X1, which produces MAAAEVCSRRFADTNFSGIGGRSVGGMLDQDSKQEDDGTSGSCRGMADGGFNSKSIGLSVQKKVLTKLGTRNTVKNFISDEIAQLLDNVYHLCKDYTKSKQKAEKLISNIIKMTIKVGLLYRNNKFSPDELKLADRFQKKFHTMIMTFTSFYSVDFTYDRAFLAKHINECCSLLTQLVAPHLKEKSSLRIKSIFQFFSDDNFLDTLFEKDCPLRKQLDPIVAALNRLIEKGEI; this is translated from the exons ATGGCAGCAGCAGAAGTCTGTTCAAGGAGATTTGCAGATACAAACTTTAGTGGTATTGGTGGTAGATCAGTTGGCGGGATGTTAGACCAGGACTCAAAACAGGAAGATGATGGAACAAGCGGAAGCTGCAGAGGAA TGGCCGACGGAGGATTCAACTCCAAGAGTATAGGACTCAGTGTGCAGAAGAAAGTCCTAACCAAACTGGGCACTAGGAATACCGTCAAAAACTTCATCAGCGATGAAATTGCACAACTGTTAGATAATGTGTACCATCTGTGCAAAGATTACACAAAGAGTAAGCAAAAAGCGGAGAAACTGATATCAAACATCATCAAAATGACAATCAAAGTTGGGCTCTTGTATCGCAACAACAAGTTCAGCCCGGATGAACTCAAACTAGCTGATAGATTCCAGAAAAAATTCCATACCATGATCATGACTTTCACATCGTTCTACTCGGTGGATTTCACCTATGACAGGGCCTTCCTTGCCAAACATATCAATGAGTGCTGCAGCTTGTTGACGCAACTTGTGGCGCCACATCTCAAGGAGAAATCTTCCCTTCGAATCAAATCAATATTCCAGTTCTTCTCAGATGACAACTTTTTAGATACACTATTCGAGAAAGACTGTCCACTTAGAAAGCAATTAGATCCAATAGTTGCTGCTCTGAATAGACTAATAGAGAAGGGAGAGATTTAA
- the LOC140158782 gene encoding tumor necrosis factor alpha-induced protein 8-like protein isoform X3, with the protein MADGGFNSKSIGLSVQKKVLTKLGTRNTVKNFISDEIAQLLDNVYHLCKDYTKSKQKAEKLISNIIKMTIKVGLLYRNNKFSPDELKLADRFQKKFHTMIMTFTSFYSVDFTYDRAFLAKHINECCSLLTQLVAPHLKEKSSLRIKSIFQFFSDDNFLDTLFEKDCPLRKQLDPIVAALNRLIEKGEI; encoded by the exons A TGGCCGACGGAGGATTCAACTCCAAGAGTATAGGACTCAGTGTGCAGAAGAAAGTCCTAACCAAACTGGGCACTAGGAATACCGTCAAAAACTTCATCAGCGATGAAATTGCACAACTGTTAGATAATGTGTACCATCTGTGCAAAGATTACACAAAGAGTAAGCAAAAAGCGGAGAAACTGATATCAAACATCATCAAAATGACAATCAAAGTTGGGCTCTTGTATCGCAACAACAAGTTCAGCCCGGATGAACTCAAACTAGCTGATAGATTCCAGAAAAAATTCCATACCATGATCATGACTTTCACATCGTTCTACTCGGTGGATTTCACCTATGACAGGGCCTTCCTTGCCAAACATATCAATGAGTGCTGCAGCTTGTTGACGCAACTTGTGGCGCCACATCTCAAGGAGAAATCTTCCCTTCGAATCAAATCAATATTCCAGTTCTTCTCAGATGACAACTTTTTAGATACACTATTCGAGAAAGACTGTCCACTTAGAAAGCAATTAGATCCAATAGTTGCTGCTCTGAATAGACTAATAGAGAAGGGAGAGATTTAA
- the LOC140158782 gene encoding tumor necrosis factor alpha-induced protein 8-like protein isoform X2, translating to MMADGGFNSKSIGLSVQKKVLTKLGTRNTVKNFISDEIAQLLDNVYHLCKDYTKSKQKAEKLISNIIKMTIKVGLLYRNNKFSPDELKLADRFQKKFHTMIMTFTSFYSVDFTYDRAFLAKHINECCSLLTQLVAPHLKEKSSLRIKSIFQFFSDDNFLDTLFEKDCPLRKQLDPIVAALNRLIEKGEI from the coding sequence TGGCCGACGGAGGATTCAACTCCAAGAGTATAGGACTCAGTGTGCAGAAGAAAGTCCTAACCAAACTGGGCACTAGGAATACCGTCAAAAACTTCATCAGCGATGAAATTGCACAACTGTTAGATAATGTGTACCATCTGTGCAAAGATTACACAAAGAGTAAGCAAAAAGCGGAGAAACTGATATCAAACATCATCAAAATGACAATCAAAGTTGGGCTCTTGTATCGCAACAACAAGTTCAGCCCGGATGAACTCAAACTAGCTGATAGATTCCAGAAAAAATTCCATACCATGATCATGACTTTCACATCGTTCTACTCGGTGGATTTCACCTATGACAGGGCCTTCCTTGCCAAACATATCAATGAGTGCTGCAGCTTGTTGACGCAACTTGTGGCGCCACATCTCAAGGAGAAATCTTCCCTTCGAATCAAATCAATATTCCAGTTCTTCTCAGATGACAACTTTTTAGATACACTATTCGAGAAAGACTGTCCACTTAGAAAGCAATTAGATCCAATAGTTGCTGCTCTGAATAGACTAATAGAGAAGGGAGAGATTTAA